From a region of the Megalops cyprinoides isolate fMegCyp1 chromosome 13, fMegCyp1.pri, whole genome shotgun sequence genome:
- the LOC118787852 gene encoding gonadotropin-releasing hormone II receptor-like, with protein sequence MFLSLHAPAMNDTLRGAEISMFDQTREYLQNGSCGDSSPACERTAGGDALQLPTFSTAAKVRVIITFVLCVVSAVCNLAVLWAASTNHKRKSHVRILIMNLTAADLLVTFIVMPLDAVWNITVQWLAGDAACRLLMFLKLLAMYSGAFVTVVISLDRQSAILNPLAINEARKKNKIMLSVAWAMSAVLSLPQAFIFHNVTITVPQNFTQCTTQGSFARHWQETVYNMFTFVCLFLLPLAIMIFCYTRILVEISKRMTKGTISSKEVHLRRSKNNIPKARMRTLKMSIVIVTSFIVCWTPYYLLGLWYWFSPDDLEETVSHSLTHMLFVFGLFNACLDPITYGLFTIHFRKGLKRYCHGTTVLVESENATTMTSSFRCSASIVRMKQLTNQGQGDGQGPSSGQNQQSRTVSCYNSYVTMQSNGGDPNHSGPATMI encoded by the exons ATGTTCCTGTCTCTGCACGCGCCAGCAATGAATGACACCTTGCGCGGAGCTGAGATCAGCATGTTTGACCAGACCAGAGAATATCTGCAGAACGGCAGCTGCGGGGATTCGTCCCCTGCGTGTGAGAGGACCGCGGGCGGAGACGCCCTGCAGCTGCCCACCTTCTCCACGGCCGCCAAGGTGCGGGTGATCATCACCTTCGTCCTGTGCGTGGTCTCCGCCGTCTGCAACCTGGCGGTGCTGTGGGCCGCCAGCACCAACCACAAGCGCAAGTCGCACGTGCGCATTCTCATCATGAACCTGACGGCGGCCGACCTCCTGGTGACCTTCATCGTGATGCCGCTGGACGCCGTGTGGAACATCACGGTGCAGTGGCTGGCCGGCGACGCCGCCTGCCGGCTCCTGATGTTCCTCAAGCTCCTGGCCATGTACTCCGGCGCCTTTGTCACCGTGGTGATCAGCCTGGACCGACAGTCCGCCATCCTGAACCCGCTGGCCATCAACGAGgccaggaagaaaaacaaaatcatgcTGAGCGTAGCATGGGCGATGAGCGCGGTGCTGTCACTGCCACAG GCATTCATATTCCACAACGTGACCATCACAGTTCCACAGAACTTTACCCAGTGCACTACCCAGGGCAGTTTTGCCAGGCACTGGCAGGAGACCGTCTACAACATGTTCACCTTcgtctgcctcttcctcctgcctCTGGCTATCATGATCTTCTGCTACACCAGGATCCTGGTGGAGATCTCCAAGAGGATGACAAAAGGAACCA tatcTTCCAAAGAGGTGCACCTGCGTCGTTCAAAGAACAACATCCCAAAAGCCCGCATGAGGACTCTGAAAATGAGCATCGTCATTGTGACTTCATTCATCGTCTGCTGGACCCCGTACTACCTGCTGGGGCTCTGGTACTGGTTCTCCCCCGACGACCTGGAAGAGACAGTCTCCCACTCCCTGACGCACATGCTCTTTGTTTTCGGGCTCTTTAACGCCTGCCTGGACCCCATCACCTACGGGCTCTTCACCATCCACTTTCGCAAGGGACTCAAACGCTACTGCCATGGCACCACTGTGCTGGTGGAATCAGAGAACGCCACCACCATGACCAGCTCATTTAGGTGCTCCGCCTCCATCGTCCGCATGAAacagctgaccaatcagggACAGGGGGACGGTCAGGGGCCCAGCAGTGGTCAAAACCAGCAGAGCAGGACGGTCAGCTGCTACAACAGCTATGTCACAATGCAGAGCAATGGAGGAGACCCCAACCACTCAGGTCCTGCGACTATGATATGA